One window of Tepidanaerobacter acetatoxydans Re1 genomic DNA carries:
- a CDS encoding DUF1850 domain-containing protein, giving the protein MAIFFSNYRIVKEKTLILEDEQQKTVTVIAVPDRRFALNFIHSVQKTPVHEFFLISNDNKLILEKTTYHSLGVGLPFSDENGEFLNEEGEFVLNMHREFESIPIRVSPIPQHSITVGGKDYPLLDFVEPEGLLTIRAKDRLLIKNTLHKERENE; this is encoded by the coding sequence ATGGCTATATTTTTCTCCAATTATCGGATAGTTAAAGAAAAAACTCTCATATTAGAGGATGAACAACAAAAGACCGTTACGGTTATAGCTGTTCCAGACAGAAGATTTGCACTGAACTTCATACATTCTGTGCAGAAAACTCCAGTACATGAATTTTTTTTAATCAGCAATGATAATAAACTTATTCTGGAAAAAACTACTTACCACTCTTTAGGAGTCGGTCTTCCTTTTTCAGACGAAAACGGTGAATTTTTAAATGAAGAGGGTGAATTCGTCCTTAATATGCACAGGGAATTTGAATCAATACCTATAAGAGTTTCACCTATCCCGCAACATTCTATAACCGTTGGCGGCAAAGACTATCCCCTTCTTGATTTTGTTGAACCCGAGGGCCTGCTCACCATACGAGCAAAAGATAGGTTGCTAATAAAAAATACATTACACAAGGAGAGGGAAAATGAGTGA
- a CDS encoding TAXI family TRAP transporter solute-binding subunit gives MSKKLIAVLLTALLLIGLLAGCGGKTGSDANEPVKDKEQKTEKVFVTIATGGTAGTYFPLGGALADIWTNNISNVNSTAQTTGASVANVNLLRNGEVEVIFVQNDIAYYAANGIEMFQDNKYEDIKGLATLYPETIQIITLEGKKIDSLADLKGKKVAVGAAGSGTEANARQILEAAGITYDDISVQYLSFSEAANNLKDGNVDAAFVTAGFPTAAVQDIAAQHKVKLLTVDDALADKLIEKYPFYVKTVIPADTYNGMAEDVKAVSVMSMLAVSSNLDEEIAYNLLKTMYENPDRLKAAHSMGALIKAETGRDGMSIDLHPGADKYFKEGK, from the coding sequence ATGAGTAAAAAGCTTATTGCTGTTTTGTTAACTGCTTTATTATTAATAGGGCTTTTAGCCGGTTGCGGCGGTAAAACCGGCAGTGATGCAAACGAGCCTGTCAAGGATAAGGAACAAAAAACTGAAAAGGTTTTTGTAACAATTGCAACAGGAGGTACAGCTGGAACTTATTTCCCGCTCGGCGGAGCTCTTGCTGACATTTGGACAAATAATATCAGCAATGTTAATTCAACAGCACAGACAACCGGTGCATCGGTAGCCAATGTCAATCTCCTTCGAAATGGCGAAGTGGAAGTAATTTTTGTTCAGAATGATATCGCATATTATGCAGCTAACGGCATCGAGATGTTCCAGGACAATAAGTATGAAGACATCAAGGGGCTTGCCACTCTCTACCCGGAAACTATTCAAATTATTACTCTAGAAGGCAAAAAAATAGATTCACTTGCAGACTTAAAGGGTAAAAAGGTTGCCGTAGGTGCGGCAGGAAGCGGCACCGAAGCTAATGCCCGGCAGATACTGGAAGCTGCCGGAATTACTTATGATGATATTAGTGTCCAGTACCTATCCTTTTCTGAAGCCGCAAATAATCTAAAGGACGGCAATGTCGATGCAGCCTTCGTTACTGCCGGATTTCCAACAGCAGCCGTCCAGGATATTGCCGCACAGCATAAGGTAAAACTGCTGACCGTTGATGATGCACTGGCAGACAAACTTATAGAAAAATATCCGTTCTACGTCAAAACAGTCATACCTGCCGATACTTACAACGGTATGGCAGAAGATGTAAAAGCTGTTTCCGTCATGTCAATGCTCGCAGTAAGCTCAAATCTTGACGAAGAAATTGCTTACAACTTACTCAAGACAATGTATGAAAACCCGGACAGATTAAAAGCTGCCCACTCGATGGGTGCTTTAATCAAGGCTGAAACAGGTCGTGATGGTATGTCAATCGACCTTCATCCGGGTGCTGACAAATATTTTAAAGAAGGAAAATAA
- a CDS encoding LemA family protein encodes MKNVFKIVIAVLLIIAILVMPVFLTYNSLVAADEAVDSAWSQVENQLQRRMDLIPNLVNTVKGYAAHEEKILTEVTRAREKLMAAGSVTEKAEADKELTTALSRLIAIAENYPELKADANFRQLADELAGTENRIAVSRMDYNNAVQDYNTKIRRFPTVIVAKLFGFEKKDYFKAAENAKETPIVDFNDDSK; translated from the coding sequence TTGAAAAACGTATTTAAAATAGTAATAGCCGTACTATTAATAATCGCTATTTTGGTAATGCCTGTTTTTTTGACATACAACAGCTTGGTAGCAGCCGATGAGGCGGTTGACAGTGCATGGAGTCAAGTAGAAAATCAACTGCAAAGGCGGATGGATTTAATACCTAATTTAGTAAATACGGTAAAAGGTTATGCCGCACATGAAGAAAAAATATTAACAGAGGTTACTAGAGCCAGGGAGAAACTCATGGCCGCAGGTTCTGTAACTGAAAAGGCTGAGGCTGACAAGGAACTTACAACGGCTCTGTCAAGGCTCATTGCAATAGCGGAGAACTATCCTGAACTGAAGGCCGATGCCAATTTTCGACAACTGGCAGATGAACTGGCAGGAACAGAGAATCGTATAGCAGTATCTCGCATGGATTATAATAATGCTGTACAGGATTACAATACAAAAATAAGAAGATTTCCAACCGTAATTGTTGCAAAACTTTTTGGCTTTGAAAAGAAGGACTACTTTAAAGCTGCGGAAAATGCGAAGGAAACTCCGATTGTAGATTTTAACGATGATAGTAAATAG
- a CDS encoding TPM domain-containing protein, whose translation MIKKLKSHELKKPVKTKPLSSVVAVLVFSLMLINSGFASAEPVPAKPDTNIYVFDYANLIDEADKLEMQKIAKTLDDKTEAEIVVVTVNDLSNMEIEDYALKLFRSWGIGDKEKNNGILIIVNKESILNNQRGRIRIEVGYGLEGAINDGKAGAILDNFALSAFEIGEYSKGIRDTFMAVCSEVAKEYGLDLADEELSDLQNYSVAEDDDIAFWEILLAVIIFIIILILLTKKHSRRYYRRNPFNGPFGGGFGGGGFRGGGFGGGGFGGGGFGGGSSGGAGASR comes from the coding sequence TTGATTAAAAAATTAAAATCTCATGAATTAAAAAAGCCCGTAAAAACCAAACCATTATCTTCTGTAGTTGCGGTTCTGGTTTTTAGCCTCATGCTTATAAACTCGGGTTTTGCTTCGGCTGAACCTGTGCCTGCTAAACCTGATACAAATATTTATGTATTTGATTATGCCAACCTTATAGATGAAGCTGACAAACTGGAAATGCAAAAAATTGCAAAGACCCTAGATGATAAGACTGAGGCCGAAATAGTTGTTGTCACTGTAAATGACTTATCAAATATGGAGATAGAAGATTATGCCCTCAAATTATTTAGGAGCTGGGGAATAGGCGATAAGGAAAAAAATAATGGTATATTAATCATTGTAAATAAAGAAAGTATCTTAAATAATCAAAGGGGACGCATTCGGATAGAGGTAGGGTATGGCCTTGAAGGTGCAATAAATGACGGTAAGGCGGGGGCTATTCTTGACAATTTTGCACTGTCCGCTTTTGAAATAGGAGAATATTCCAAAGGAATCCGAGATACCTTTATGGCAGTTTGTTCTGAAGTTGCCAAGGAATATGGTTTGGATTTAGCAGATGAAGAATTATCAGACCTGCAAAATTATTCAGTTGCGGAAGACGATGACATAGCTTTTTGGGAAATACTTCTTGCCGTAATAATTTTCATAATTATCCTGATCTTGCTGACTAAAAAACACAGCCGCCGGTACTACCGCAGGAATCCCTTTAATGGTCCTTTTGGTGGCGGTTTTGGCGGCGGTGGTTTTAGAGGTGGAGGTTTTGGCGGAGGCGGCTTCGGTGGCGGAGGCTTTGGCGGCGGCAGCAGCGGCGGAGCAGGAGCAAGCCGATAG
- a CDS encoding nucleoside kinase → MNITIKGFENISIDKAIKLVEIAEDYQHNFNSPIIAAIVDGNLRELTYVLDKDCEVEFIDMSTETGMKIYLRSLIFLFVKACHDIIPNCQVRVEHSLGDGLYSEVMAEEPIDEEEVAAVENRMRQLVEKDVPIKKNKIPIEDALDMFEKAGMQDKVRLLKYRKEEYINIYELDGMKNYFYGYMVPSTGYLKWFKLKFYLPGIILQHPSKTNPTYIAPYREQPKLSSIFRESNRWAQILGIPDVGALNDCITSGKSGEVIRIAEALHEKKIAQIADIIYKDSEQLRIILIAGPSSSGKTTFAQRLIVQLMVNGLKPISISLDDYFLDRDKTPPGENGKPNFEALEAIDLKLFNQHLTRLIQGKEVILPKFNFQTGKREYRNSPIKIEKDQPIIIEGIHGLNEHLTASIPKENKFKIYVSALTQINLDNHNRISTTDTRLLRRIVRDNRCRAADAKRTISIWPSVMKGAQENIFPYQEEADIMFNSALVYEIPVLKKYAVPLLKQIKIQEPEYIKANHLLKFLEYVEPIDDERDIPLTSIIREFIGGGCFHD, encoded by the coding sequence ATGAATATAACTATCAAGGGTTTTGAAAATATAAGTATTGATAAGGCAATAAAGCTAGTGGAGATAGCAGAGGATTACCAGCATAATTTTAATTCTCCTATTATTGCTGCCATAGTTGATGGGAACCTTAGAGAACTGACATATGTGCTTGATAAAGATTGTGAAGTAGAGTTTATCGACATGTCGACAGAAACCGGGATGAAAATATATCTAAGGTCATTGATATTTTTATTTGTAAAGGCTTGCCATGATATCATACCGAACTGTCAGGTTCGTGTTGAACATTCTCTTGGCGATGGACTGTATTCCGAGGTAATGGCTGAAGAACCGATAGATGAGGAAGAAGTAGCGGCCGTAGAGAATAGAATGCGGCAGTTGGTTGAAAAGGATGTTCCCATTAAAAAAAATAAAATACCCATTGAAGATGCTCTGGATATGTTTGAAAAAGCCGGTATGCAAGATAAAGTAAGGCTGCTGAAGTATCGGAAAGAGGAATATATCAATATATATGAACTGGACGGCATGAAAAACTACTTTTACGGATATATGGTGCCATCTACAGGTTATTTAAAATGGTTTAAACTAAAGTTCTATTTGCCGGGCATTATTTTGCAGCATCCAAGCAAAACAAATCCTACTTATATAGCGCCATATCGCGAGCAGCCAAAACTTTCTAGTATATTTAGAGAATCAAACAGGTGGGCACAGATTCTGGGGATTCCCGATGTAGGAGCTTTAAATGACTGCATAACATCAGGTAAAAGCGGTGAGGTCATAAGAATAGCCGAGGCCCTCCATGAAAAAAAGATAGCCCAGATTGCAGATATTATTTATAAAGACAGCGAACAGTTAAGAATAATTCTTATAGCCGGACCTTCCTCATCGGGCAAAACTACTTTTGCTCAGAGGCTCATAGTGCAGCTTATGGTAAACGGCCTTAAACCAATTTCTATTTCTTTAGACGATTATTTTCTAGACAGAGATAAGACTCCGCCGGGTGAGAATGGAAAACCAAACTTTGAAGCATTAGAGGCTATTGATCTGAAGCTTTTTAATCAGCACTTGACAAGACTTATTCAGGGGAAGGAAGTTATTCTGCCAAAATTCAATTTCCAAACAGGGAAAAGAGAATATAGAAATTCTCCAATAAAAATTGAAAAAGACCAGCCCATTATTATTGAAGGTATTCACGGATTGAATGAGCATTTAACGGCATCAATTCCGAAAGAAAATAAATTTAAAATATATGTAAGTGCTTTGACTCAAATCAATCTTGACAATCACAACCGTATTTCTACCACAGATACAAGATTATTAAGGCGCATTGTTCGCGACAACCGGTGTAGAGCAGCTGATGCCAAAAGAACTATATCTATATGGCCGTCTGTTATGAAAGGTGCACAAGAAAACATTTTTCCATATCAGGAAGAAGCAGATATAATGTTTAATTCCGCATTAGTCTATGAAATACCCGTACTAAAAAAATATGCGGTTCCACTTTTGAAACAAATTAAAATTCAAGAACCGGAGTATATAAAAGCAAACCACCTCTTAAAATTTCTGGAGTATGTGGAACCGATTGATGATGAACGAGATATTCCGCTTACATCTATTATACGGGAGTTTATAGGTGGTGGCTGCTTTCATGATTAG
- a CDS encoding cold-shock protein produces the protein MQGKVKWFNQEKGYGFIEVEGDKDVFVHYSAIQQEGFKTLKEGDSVEFDVVEGQKGPQAENVTLVQ, from the coding sequence TTGCAAGGTAAAGTTAAGTGGTTTAACCAAGAAAAAGGCTATGGTTTCATCGAAGTCGAAGGAGACAAAGATGTCTTTGTTCACTATTCGGCAATTCAGCAGGAAGGCTTTAAGACCTTAAAAGAAGGAGATAGCGTAGAATTTGACGTTGTCGAAGGCCAAAAAGGTCCTCAAGCCGAAAATGTAACATTGGTTCAATAG
- the hpf gene encoding ribosome hibernation-promoting factor, HPF/YfiA family codes for MKLNISGKNFTVTKALKDYAEKKLGKLERFFDSEVEAQVTLSVEKNRHIVEVTMPINGMLLRGETETYDMYSSIDAVVDKLEKQIEKYKTKTARNIKKKSFDYSGNGKKASNENEPRIVRIKKFALKPMDLEEAVMQMDLLGHDFFVFSNAETDEVNVVYKRRDGNYGLIEPELL; via the coding sequence ATGAAATTAAACATCAGCGGTAAAAATTTTACTGTAACAAAAGCTTTAAAGGACTATGCAGAAAAGAAATTAGGAAAGCTCGAAAGATTCTTCGACAGTGAGGTAGAAGCTCAAGTAACATTAAGTGTCGAAAAAAATCGGCACATTGTGGAAGTGACTATGCCTATTAATGGCATGCTGCTGCGCGGTGAAACGGAAACCTATGACATGTATTCTTCCATCGACGCTGTAGTGGATAAACTGGAAAAACAAATAGAAAAGTATAAGACTAAAACAGCTCGAAACATCAAAAAGAAGTCTTTTGACTACAGCGGAAATGGCAAGAAAGCATCAAATGAAAATGAGCCCAGAATTGTAAGAATCAAGAAATTTGCCTTAAAACCCATGGATTTGGAAGAAGCCGTAATGCAGATGGATTTATTGGGTCATGACTTCTTTGTTTTTTCTAATGCTGAAACTGACGAAGTCAACGTGGTTTATAAGCGCCGCGACGGCAACTACGGTTTGATAGAGCCCGAACTTTTGTAA
- a CDS encoding papain-like cysteine protease family protein, with product MSTAMGNYFLTFGSCLFTAVGALEDKNPVIIGFEWYENGKYKSHFVVIKGVYGDGRSLEDFTIIDALNGRERSLSYYSGKSIQRVIVYNKEVT from the coding sequence ATGTCTACAGCGATGGGGAACTACTTCTTAACTTTCGGTTCCTGCTTATTCACTGCAGTAGGTGCTCTTGAAGATAAAAATCCAGTCATAATAGGGTTTGAATGGTATGAAAATGGTAAGTACAAATCACATTTCGTAGTAATAAAAGGAGTATATGGTGATGGTCGTTCCCTAGAAGATTTTACGATAATTGATGCTCTAAATGGTAGGGAACGCAGCTTGTCTTACTATAGTGGAAAATCAATTCAAAGAGTAATTGTATATAATAAAGAAGTGACATAG
- a CDS encoding VanZ family protein: protein MPSPDHLFRQVFGNIILFVSMGFLTPLLFREISAFHEIVLVGFISSFTVEFLQFFISFIIGTYRITDIDDIISNIIGSVIGFVLFHLYHDLCIKRY, encoded by the coding sequence ATCCCAAGTCCAGATCATCTTTTTCGACAAGTCTTTGGCAATATTATTCTATTTGTTTCAATGGGTTTTTTAACTCCGCTGTTGTTTAGAGAAATATCCGCTTTTCATGAGATAGTTCTAGTTGGTTTTATTTCATCTTTTACTGTGGAATTTCTCCAATTTTTTATATCTTTTATCATCGGTACATACAGGATAACCGATATAGATGATATTATTTCAAACATTATCGGGTCTGTAATTGGTTTTGTTCTATTTCATTTATATCATGACCTTTGTATAAAGCGATACTAA
- a CDS encoding PQQ-binding-like beta-propeller repeat protein, whose product MKKACILLVTMLIALSLFISGCKNAEIKEDNPLPITYDNKSHSNEIGAKNTTNDNSDRIKSQNLSKSIEWVFPPELDIHRTLAQHSNIALDSEKNILYTTNFEEGLTAIHASSGEVAGEYKFFDMGLNSVEIVELGLHPNGNIYAYDFGNSKVLIINPNGKLEYTIPFEYNENFIMTVPKFVFTKNSFAYFGGQDGKVYCVNEKGDIIWNVLIGENKVTNTNQPVTEICISNDEGLIIAVSSFTEYNPVYGIDALTGEIKWEYINPKFKYVSYITKDRFNNIILAANDPKQSDIWFSADPNAPDPPFDKINTIIGGSIILLDSNGNEKSILEIPNEVNIELVKPDPSHKRLIAICSTYVKEENLLSPYFLFIIDYEGNIIKGRSVNMSMEVLARKSEDNILVDGDYIYVGSDDGLKKFDIDGNLIDTHDIIIDEKIHARIFQTDPKEKVIYLIGTGEQISDEHGSSSRIFKYFYYEMVSEDDIEPLTDEELNKIPN is encoded by the coding sequence TTGAAAAAAGCATGTATATTATTGGTAACAATGCTAATAGCGTTATCTTTATTTATCAGTGGATGCAAAAATGCCGAAATAAAAGAAGATAACCCATTACCGATTACATATGATAACAAAAGCCACTCGAATGAAATCGGTGCAAAAAATACCACAAATGATAATTCCGATAGAATAAAATCTCAAAATCTGTCAAAATCAATTGAATGGGTATTTCCTCCTGAATTGGACATACATCGCACTCTTGCTCAGCATTCAAATATAGCATTAGACTCCGAAAAGAACATTCTCTATACCACAAATTTTGAAGAAGGTTTAACTGCCATCCATGCTTCAAGCGGAGAAGTCGCCGGCGAATATAAGTTTTTTGACATGGGACTAAATTCCGTGGAAATAGTTGAGTTGGGATTACATCCCAACGGAAACATATATGCCTATGATTTTGGTAATTCTAAGGTTTTGATAATAAATCCCAATGGCAAATTAGAGTATACTATTCCTTTCGAATACAATGAAAACTTTATAATGACCGTTCCGAAATTTGTTTTTACCAAAAACAGTTTTGCATATTTTGGCGGTCAGGATGGAAAAGTTTATTGTGTTAATGAAAAAGGCGACATAATATGGAATGTATTGATCGGAGAAAATAAAGTAACAAACACTAACCAACCGGTGACGGAAATCTGCATTTCAAACGATGAAGGTCTCATAATAGCGGTCAGCAGCTTTACCGAATATAACCCAGTATATGGGATAGATGCCCTCACCGGGGAAATTAAATGGGAGTATATAAATCCAAAGTTTAAATATGTTTCTTATATAACCAAAGATAGATTCAACAATATCATACTGGCAGCCAATGATCCCAAGCAAAGTGATATATGGTTCTCTGCTGATCCCAACGCTCCGGATCCTCCCTTTGATAAGATAAATACGATAATAGGTGGTTCTATAATACTCCTGGATTCAAACGGGAACGAAAAAAGCATATTGGAAATACCTAACGAGGTGAATATAGAATTAGTTAAACCGGATCCGTCACATAAACGGCTAATAGCAATATGCAGTACCTATGTAAAAGAGGAAAATTTATTGTCTCCATACTTTTTATTTATTATTGATTATGAAGGAAATATTATAAAAGGCAGATCTGTTAATATGTCAATGGAAGTATTGGCACGTAAGAGTGAGGATAATATATTAGTGGATGGAGATTATATTTACGTCGGGTCCGATGATGGCTTGAAAAAGTTTGACATAGATGGAAATTTGATCGATACGCATGATATCATCATAGATGAAAAAATTCACGCACGCATATTTCAAACCGATCCGAAGGAAAAAGTCATATACCTTATCGGAACCGGAGAGCAGATTTCAGATGAGCATGGCAGTTCTTCAAGAATCTTTAAATATTTTTATTATGAAATGGTATCTGAAGATGATATTGAACCTTTAACCGATGAAGAATTAAATAAAATTCCCAACTAG
- the secA gene encoding preprotein translocase subunit SecA → MLNILNKILGNGNEKEIKKLQKTVDVINALEPSIEKLSDSELRSKTDEFKERLSKGETLDDILPEAFAVVREASKRTLNMRPFDVQIMGGIVLHQGRIAEMKTGEGKTLVATMPVYLNALTGQGVHIVTVNDYLAKRDSEWMGKIYNFLGLEVGLIVHDLDFEERKKAYNADITYGTNNEFGFDYLRDNMVLYKEHMVQRPLNYAIVDEVDSILIDEARTPLIISGQAEESTDIYYKFARFVPRLVPDEDYTVDEKAHSVMPTEKGIKKAESFLGVENLYDEENMELLHHLQQALKAHALMKLDRDYVVKDGQVIIVDEFTGRLMFGRRYSDGLHQAIEAKEGVKVENESKTLATITFQNYFRMYKKLAGMTGTAATEEEEFRGIYGLDVVVIPTNKPMIRTDYPDAVYKTEKGKFNAVVEEIQECHRKGRPVLVGTISIEKSELLSSMLKRKGIPHQVLNAKYHEKEAQIIAQAGQKGAVTIATNMAGRGTDIVLGEGVAELGGLHIIGTERHESRRIDNQLRGRSGRQGDPGSSRFYISLEDDLMRLFGADNIKGIMDKLGLEEDQPIEHPLITKSIESAQKKVEAHNFDIRKHVLEYDDVMNTQREVIYSQRRHVLESENLKDSIMEMIAQVVGRLMDIYASKEIHPEEWDISGLSEYLKDIFQISCDIDESKLEDISREDICRILTEKAQAAYEKKEAELGSDNMRELERYIMLKTVDQKWMDHIDAMDQLREGIGLRAYGQRDPVIEYKFEGYEMFQDMIKNIQEDTLRYLFRVRIKAAPERQEKTYNMSYSHSETGEKSQPIRKQKKIGRNDPCPCGSGKKYKKCCGRTV, encoded by the coding sequence ATGTTAAATATACTTAATAAAATATTAGGTAACGGCAATGAAAAGGAAATCAAAAAACTTCAAAAAACGGTTGACGTGATTAATGCTTTGGAACCTTCCATCGAAAAGCTTTCCGACAGTGAACTTCGCAGTAAAACCGATGAGTTTAAAGAACGGCTTTCCAAAGGGGAAACCCTGGATGACATTTTGCCGGAGGCATTTGCTGTGGTAAGAGAAGCATCCAAGAGAACGCTGAATATGAGGCCTTTTGACGTCCAGATTATGGGCGGCATTGTCCTCCATCAAGGTCGCATAGCCGAGATGAAGACAGGTGAAGGCAAAACATTAGTTGCTACAATGCCGGTGTATCTAAACGCTCTTACCGGGCAAGGCGTCCATATAGTTACAGTTAACGATTATCTGGCAAAAAGAGACAGTGAATGGATGGGCAAGATATATAATTTTTTAGGGCTTGAGGTGGGCCTGATAGTTCATGATTTGGATTTTGAGGAGCGTAAAAAAGCCTATAATGCTGACATAACTTACGGTACCAACAATGAATTCGGCTTTGACTATCTGAGAGATAATATGGTACTCTACAAAGAGCATATGGTTCAACGACCTTTAAACTATGCCATCGTTGATGAAGTTGACAGTATACTCATTGACGAGGCTCGAACTCCGCTTATAATTTCAGGGCAGGCCGAAGAGTCTACGGATATATATTATAAATTTGCCCGATTTGTTCCCCGACTTGTGCCAGATGAAGATTATACGGTGGACGAAAAAGCTCACAGCGTCATGCCGACGGAAAAGGGAATCAAAAAAGCTGAAAGTTTTCTAGGTGTTGAAAACCTGTATGACGAAGAAAATATGGAATTATTACATCATCTACAACAAGCCTTGAAGGCACATGCGCTAATGAAATTAGACAGGGATTATGTTGTAAAAGACGGACAGGTAATAATCGTTGACGAATTCACAGGCAGACTTATGTTCGGCCGAAGATACAGCGATGGTTTGCACCAAGCCATTGAAGCAAAGGAAGGCGTCAAAGTAGAAAACGAGAGCAAGACATTAGCAACCATAACATTTCAGAATTATTTCCGCATGTATAAGAAACTTGCAGGCATGACAGGTACTGCAGCTACGGAGGAGGAAGAATTCCGCGGGATTTACGGCCTTGACGTAGTAGTTATACCTACGAATAAACCTATGATAAGAACAGATTATCCTGATGCTGTCTATAAGACTGAAAAAGGTAAATTCAATGCTGTAGTGGAAGAAATTCAAGAGTGCCATCGAAAAGGGCGCCCGGTGCTTGTAGGCACAATTTCCATTGAGAAATCCGAACTTTTAAGCAGCATGCTGAAACGCAAAGGAATCCCACATCAGGTATTAAATGCCAAGTATCATGAAAAGGAAGCGCAAATAATAGCACAGGCAGGGCAAAAGGGTGCTGTGACTATTGCGACCAATATGGCCGGCAGAGGTACCGATATAGTATTGGGAGAAGGAGTGGCCGAGCTGGGAGGCCTTCACATAATAGGCACCGAAAGACATGAATCCCGCAGAATTGATAACCAGCTTAGGGGTCGTTCGGGACGACAGGGAGATCCGGGTTCTTCAAGGTTTTATATATCTCTGGAAGATGATTTAATGCGGCTTTTCGGAGCAGATAATATAAAAGGCATAATGGATAAGTTAGGCTTAGAAGAGGATCAGCCTATTGAACATCCGCTTATAACAAAGTCTATCGAGAGTGCTCAAAAGAAGGTTGAAGCCCACAACTTTGATATAAGAAAACATGTTTTAGAATATGATGATGTGATGAATACCCAGCGTGAAGTCATATATTCCCAGAGGCGGCATGTGCTTGAAAGTGAAAACCTAAAAGACAGTATAATGGAAATGATTGCCCAAGTTGTAGGCCGATTGATGGATATATATGCTTCAAAGGAAATTCATCCTGAGGAGTGGGATATAAGCGGTCTTTCAGAGTATTTGAAGGATATATTTCAAATAAGCTGCGACATTGATGAGAGTAAACTTGAGGATATATCGAGGGAGGATATTTGCAGGATACTCACCGAAAAGGCTCAAGCTGCTTATGAGAAAAAGGAAGCTGAGCTCGGCAGTGATAACATGCGTGAACTGGAACGGTATATTATGCTCAAGACCGTTGACCAGAAATGGATGGATCATATTGATGCTATGGATCAGTTGCGAGAAGGCATAGGCCTTAGAGCATACGGTCAAAGAGATCCGGTGATAGAGTATAAATTCGAAGGTTATGAGATGTTTCAGGACATGATAAAAAATATACAGGAAGATACCTTGAGATATCTTTTCCGAGTTCGGATAAAGGCAGCTCCGGAAAGACAGGAAAAGACTTACAATATGTCCTATTCTCATAGTGAAACCGGAGAAAAATCTCAACCGATAAGAAAACAAAAGAAAATAGGCCGTAATGATCCTTGCCCCTGCGGCAGCGGCAAGAAATATAAAAAATGCTGCGGCAGAACGGTTTAA